The nucleotide window CGCCACGGTCAAATGGCCGAACGATGTCCTCATAGGCGAGCGCAAAGTCGCGGGTGTGCTGGTGGAAACGGTGATACAACGCGGGCAACAAGCGGCTGTGATTGGCATGGGCATCAACGTCAACATGCAAGCGCACGATTTTGAGCGTGTGGGAATGCCCGCCACCAGTCTGCGCCTGGAAACGGGGCAAATTTGGGAGCGGGAAGACCTTCTGGCGGCGCTGTTGCCGCGCCTGGAAACAGCCTACGACGCCTTGCAAGCGGGCGCATGGTCGTTAGACGCCTGGCGAGCGCGCGCCCCGATGCTTGGCAAGCCCATCACCGTCTTTGAAGAGGAAGACGCCTGGTATGGTGTGGCGCTGGATGTGGCCGAAGATGGGGCGCTGCTGGTACAAACCGAAGAAGGTGTGCGCGCCATCTATGCGGCGGATGTGCGTGTGCGTTTTCCTTCGTCAGAAACTTGACGCCACCGCAAAGCCGTCGTAAGGTTGACACAGGAGCGAACTGCAAAGCGTGAGGGACAGCCATGGATTTCAGCCTGTTTACACCCAAACATTGGCTCTTCATCATCAGCGTGTTGATTTTCCTGAACGTGGTTGTGTATGGGTGCTTCCTGCTCTTTTGGGCAGGAAAACTCTGTTTTGGGTGCTAACCCTTCCCCGGTTTGAGACGGCAACGCCCACCCCGTGCATGGGGTGGGCGTTTTGCAATGTACCGACCGGTATCGCCGCAAGTGTACGCCGCCTACCGCAACAGACCATACCGTTGCAGAAGCCCAAACAACAACGCATCGAGCGCGGTTTCGGACGGCACCAACACATGCGTGATGGCGCGCGCCTGACACCACTGCCGCACCTCATCAAGCCAGGCGTTGAGGTGGCGGTGGTACGCATCCAGCAAGGCGTTGTCCAATGTGATTTCCACGGTCTGCCCCGTTTCGGCATCACGCAAGCGCCAATCGCCAAAAAAATCAGGGGTGCGCTCATCAGGCGCCAGAATGTGCAGGATGTTGATTTCAAATTGGCGTGCCAGCAGGGCGCGCATGCCGTCTTGCCAGGTGGGGTCGAGCAGGTCGGTGATGAGGTACAACGGGCCAGGGTGGCGTGCTGCGGCGGCGTATGCCCGCAAGTGTTCGCCCATGTGTGTAGCGCCCTCGGCGCGCGTCTGCTGCAAGAAGTCGAACAACGCCAGTGCGGCTTGCCGCCCACGGCGGGGCGGCAAGGTGTCGCGCGTTGCCCCAAAGCGCGTGAGCGTCACCCGGTCGAGATGGTTGAGGGCGATGTAGCCGATGGCGGCGGCTGTCTGCACAGCCAGGCGCAGTTTGGAAGGCGCACCCCACGCCATGGAACGGCTCGCATCCAAAAGAAGATGGACGGTGATGTCTTCTTCTTCAACAAAGAGTTTGATGAAAAAGCGTTCCAGCCGCGCATAGACGTTCCAATCCAGTTGACGCAAATCATCGCCGGGCACATATGGGCGATAGTCGGCAAATTCCACCGAAAGCCCCCGTTTGGGGCTGCGGCGCTCCCCCTGCAACATGCCACGCCGCACCTGTCGGCTGACAAGCGTCAGTTGTTCCAATCGGCGCAAAAAAGCGCTTTCGAGCAAGGGGGCGTCTTCACGTTGAAGCGTCATGATTTCCCACACCTATGGGCGAGTTTTCCACACTTTTCCCACGTTATCCACATCAAAAACGGCAGTTTTCCACACTTGTCCACAGACTTTTCCACAAGGCTTGTGTTGTACTGGAAACACCACCACAAGATGTTGTGCACCATTTCACAAGGCGGCTTGCGGCTGGACGTGGTCGAGCAAGGTTTCCACAATCGTATCCGTGCTGACGCCCTCGGCGAGCGCCTCGAAGTTCAAGCCAATGCGGTGCCGCAAGGCTGGCGTCGCCACGGCGCGCACATCGTCGAACGCGACATTGAAGCGCCCGTCGAGCAGGGCGGTGATTTTCGCCGCCAGGATGATGGCTTGCATCCCACGCGGAGACGCTCCATAGCGCACATACCGCCGCACGGTGTCGGGGGCGTTGGCGTCGGTGGGGTGGGTCGCACGCACCAGGCGCGCGACGTAGGTCAACACGGCGTCAGCGATGGGGACTTCGCGGGCGAGCGCCTGCATGGCAAGCACGGTTGCGCCATCGGCAACAGTTTGCGCGCGAGGCGTTTCCGCGCCTGTGGTACGCCGCGCGATTTCCACCAACTCTTCCACACTGGGGAAGGGCACATCAATTTTGAAGAAAAAGCGGTCCAATTGGGCTTCGGGGAGCGGATATGTCCCTTCCATTTCCAGCGGGTTTTGGGTTGCCAGCACAAAGAAAGGTTGCGGCAATGTGTGAATCTGGCGGGCAACGGTGACGGTACGCTCCTGCATGGCTTCCAACAGCGCCGATTGGGTTTTGGGCGTGGCGCGGTTGATTTCGTCCGCCAGCACGAGATTGGCGAAAATGGGCCCCGGCTCGAAGCGGAAGAAGCGCCGCCCCTGCTCGTCTTCAGCGATAATGTTCGTGCCCGTGATGTCCGCAGGCATCAGGTCGGGCGTGAATTGAATGCGGCTAAACTGCACATCCAGCACATCAGCCAGCGTGCGAATGAGCATGGTTTTGCCCAAGCCGGGCACCCCTTCCAGGAGGGCGTTCCCTCCCGCCAGCAAGGTGATGAGCACCCCCCGGATGAGCGCCTGCTGGCCGACAATCACGCGCCCAACCTCCTGTTCGATGGCGGCGGCGGTGGCGCGGAACGTTTCGGGCGTCATGGACATGGGTTCCTCCTGCATGGCTTGGTTTGGTGGCTATGGTTGACCGCCCAAAGCAGTAAAGTATTCCTGAATGAAGGTGCGCAAATGAGGCGGATACTGCTCCTGTTCGAGTGCGCGCGCAGCACTTTCGGCATACACCGGCAACGCCGCATCCAGCGGGACAATGGCGGGGTTTTGCACGCCCGCACCGGGGGCGCTGAGGCGTTCCGTGCTTGTGCCATTGTCGCCGAGCGTGCCTTCCACGCGGTCAATGTCGGGGTTGGTGGGCGCAACCGGCGCAAAAACGCCCGGTTGATACGCCCCCTCCAACGCTCCGGGACCGGCGCGGTTGGGGTCGCTCCCTGAAAATTGCCCCTGGCGCGTGCCGCCCGGCAATTGCCCGGCGGTTGTGCCGCCCCCACCGCCAGGTTGCCCGTTTTGTCCGCCTTGCGGGTTGGGAGCCCCATTTTGCCCTTGCGCCCCATTCTGGCCACCGGTTCCCTGTCCCCCTTGCCCGGTTCCGGCGTTCTGGCCATTTTGACCGCTTTGCCCATTCTGGCCGCCAGCCTGCGCCTGGGCTTGCGCCTGTTGTGCGGCACGGGCAACAGCACGCCGCGTGGCGTCAAGTTCCTGGGCGGCACGTTGGGCGGTTTCGGCGGCTTGCAAGGCGTCGTCCGCGGCTTCCAGCCGCTGGGCGGCTTGCTCCGCCGCTTCCTGCGCGGCGGCAAGGTCGTTTTGGGTGAGGGCGTTGGCAAGCGCGTTCAGGTCGGCGGCAAGGTCGGCGTCGAAAGGCGCGACAGCCGCGGCTTGTTCGCGCAATTGGGCGGCGAGGTCGGCGCGTTCCAACGGTGAAAGCGACCCCAAACGCGACGCCAGGTCGCGCAAGGCTTGGGCGGCGGCGCGAGCGTCGCCAGTGGGTGGTTCGTTGGGGCGACTGGCGCTTTCCAGTTGGCGGCTGAGGGCTTGCAAGGCGTCCTCTTGGGCGGCAAGGTTGGGGGGCACCTGCGCTTCGAGCGCCGCGCGGGCGGCTTCGATGTCGGCAAGCGCTTTTTCAAGGTCGCCTGGGTTGGTGCGCAATGCAAGCGCGAGGCGGTCAAGTTCTTGCAAGACGGCTTCAAGGTCGGGTGGGGGCAAGCGGTCGCGCGGGGTGAGCGCTTCGCGCACTTGCTCCAATCGTTCGGCTTCGGCCTGGGCGGCGGCGCGTATCGCTCGCCGTTCGGCGAGTACCGCATCCTGGGGGTTGGGCAACCACCAGAGCGCCACAACGCCCACAACCAACACCGCCGCCAGCGCGGGCGGGCGCGTGGCAAGGCGGGGCGGCAAAAGGCGGCGGGCGTCGCGGGCGAGGCGTTCGGCATGGTCGGCGGCGTCGGCAATCTGGCGCGACGCCAGGGGCGGGCGTTCGTGCGGCGCGTGCGCCAGCAGGTCGAGCGCTGTGGTGAGGCGTTCTTTGAGATGGGCTTCGGTATCCGCCCACAACGCCACGTGAGCCAGCGGCATGGGGCGTAGCCATTCCCACGCCAGCCAGACCAGCACCAGCGCCAGCGGCATGCTCACCGTCAGCAGGTCGGCGTGTTCAAGCGGCACGGCACGCGCCAGCACCTGCACACACAACGCCAAAAGGGGAGGCGCCCATGCCCAATGTGCGCCGTGTTCCACCAGCGCGCGGCGGCGAGCATACCGCCGTATCCGCTGCAATGCGCGAAACAGGCGCTCTTCACTTTCCATTGTCGGTTGCTGGTCCATGCCCCCACCTTCGCCATACGCTTTTCATCATGCTAGCCGCTTTTGTCTAAACGTCCAACAGGCTGCAACCGTTCCCCCGCTAGAATGCGGGGCGCTCGAAAATCGTTTTCCATACAGATGGGGGATGCACCAACAAAGCGGCAATCGTCACAGCCACAACGACCAGCGCAATCATGACAAAGGTGCGTGAGCGCGGCGCTCGGCGTGCTTCGGGGAGCACCAGACGCGTCGTCAAGATGAAGAAAACGGCGACGACTGCCACAAAGAGGAAAACGCTCAATTGCCAAGTGGGCGTTTGCGTGCTGGTTTGCCCGCTCGAGCCATGCAAAATGCTGTTTTCAGAAGCGGCGAGCAATGAGGCATAGAACGAAAGGGGGGAGAAGAGAAACCAAAGGCGCAGTGGGGAGGCCTCATTCAGGATACCATCAAAAATGGCAAAAACATAGGGGAACGCCGTCCAGCCACCAATCAGGAAGTAGGAAAGCCCAGAAGCGCGCACGGTGCGTCGCAGCCAGGCGGAGTTGCACATGGTGATGATGCTAAACAAGGTGGCGAGGAAGAGCATGCCCACGTTGGCTTTGAAGACGTCCGTCCACCGGAAGCCCCCCAACACATACACAAGACTGTACAGGGGCAACGCAGAGAGAAGCGTGATGACCACATACGCCAGCATGGCGAAGAGTTTTCCCAGAACGATGCTGCGCGCCGAGAGCGGCGTTGTCAACAACATTTCGTAGGTTTGGTTTTCATACTCGCTACTGATGGTGTTGGCGGCAAGCGAGGGAACGCCAAACAGAATAATGAGAAACTGCATGAAGGCGATCGCGACAAAAAGGTTCCAGCCCACTTCCGCCGGCGTAGGCCCAAAAGGCGTGCCCATGCTTGAGCGTTGCGCCAGGTAAAAAAGCCCGGTGAAGAAGGCGAGTAGCGCCAGGTTCGCCGTGAGCAGGATGAAGGCGCGCACGCCGCGCATACGCCCACGAATTTCTTTCAGCAACACCGGGTTGATTTCAATTGTGGTGGGGCGGGGGAGGCGTGCGAGTTTCATCATTGCACCTCGCCTTTCGTCAGTTGCAAGAAGAGGTCTTCCAGGTCGGTGGTGGCTTCGCCAAATGTAAGCACGGAAATCCCCGCGTGGATGAGGCGTTCCAGCAACGCGGCTTGTTGCGCGGCGTCGCCGGCAAATGCGATTTCCAGATGGTCGTCGGTGGTGAAAACGTCTTGGACGCCGGGCGTTTGACGAAGCAGTTCCAGGGCTTTGGGGGTATCGCGGTCAGGGGCGAGCAGTTCCACCTGCAAGAGCCGATACCCCTGGGTCATGGCGCTGATTTCGCGCACATTGCCCGCCGTGACCAGTTTCCCCTTTTCGATGATGACCACCATGTCGCAGAGTTCGGCCAATTCGGTCAGGATGTGGCTGGAAATGAAGACGGTTTTGTTCATGCGCCCCAGTTCGCGCAATAATTCGCGCATTTCCACACGGGCGCGGGGGTCCAGCCCACTGGCGGGCTCGTCCAGCAAGAGCACATGGGGGTCGTGCACGAGAGTATGCGCCAAACAGAGCCGCTGGCGCATGCCGCGGCTGAGCGACTGCACGAATGCGTCGCGTTTGTGCGACAGGTCCACCAGTTCGAGCAAGTCAGCAATCAATCCGGGACGCCGAGCGGCGGGGATACGGTAGGCGCGCGCAAAGAAATCGAGGTATTCCCAAACTTTCATGTCATGATAGACACCGAAAAAGTCGGGCATGTAGCCAATCAGCCAGGGGATGCGCTCCGGTTCGGCGAGAATGTCCACCCCCTCGATGCGAATTTCACCCGACGTCGGTTTGAGCAAGCCGGCGAGCATGCGCAGGGTGGTGGTTTTGCCGGCGCCATTGGGTCCAATGAAGCCGCAGACAACACCCCGTGGAATCGCGAGCGAAAGCGAATCCACCGCCACGAGCGAACCATAGCGCTTGGTGAGATGGCGTGTTTCGATAGCGAGGGGCTGGGTACTCATGAGCCTGCTCCGGTTGTTCGTTCAAGTCCGATAGCGGGATAGGCGCACATGTTGTTCGGTTGCACGCGAATGCGCACGCGTCCGTTGGCATCGGCATAGTCAGCAACGGGTAAACGCACAAGGCCGCTTTCATAGGCGACTTGCTCCCATTCACCTGTGCGCACATTCAGTACTTCAAGCGTGCGCGTTTGAGAGGATCCCAGGTAGGCTTTTCCCAGCAAGATGGTATCGCCGGGTTGGGGGGTGGGAAGCCATGCGGAGAAGGTCATCTCTTCATTGGCGACGCCCATTCCCCACCAGGACGTGCAACGGTCGAGCGCCAAAAATGGGCGTTCAGGCCAAAGCGGAATATCGCCCGGCACGATGTAGGCGGCATTGGGGGCTGCGGGCGTGATACGCGCCAGCAACAGGTGCATGCCGACGGTTTTGGCGGGATTTCCGGCTACGCTGAGATTGTAAAGCGGTTCATCCAGCCATGCGCCAAACCAAATGGCGCTTCCCAGTGGGGCCTGGAACAGCGAAAGAAACGGATCGAGTTCGCCTTCAAAGGTGGGCGGCGGCATATTGCTGGCAAAGGGGAGATTGAGCAAGGCGGACACAAATTGGTCGCGGGCGATACGGCGATTTTCATCATCTCCACTGTCGGGAACGAAGTAGCCGCCTGGCCATATAAACGTGCTCTCTGCCGAAGGCGCAAAGATGTTGACATTCCACTGCACCGTCCAGGTCTCCTGAGGCGCAAGTTCGGAGCGGCGCGTAATGGTTTTTCCGCGCCCAAGCACCAGGTGTTTCAGCGGCACAGTGCCTGTATTGGTGACCTGAATTTCCACAATGTCCGGCGTGAGGCGCGTTTCAATGTGCACGGGGGCGGATTGGACGGGGGGCGAAACGTAGAAGACGGTTTGCGCCCCAGGGCGTGTTTGAATCGGGCCTGCCTGCGCACGGTCGCCAAAGCGGAACGTGTACACACTCGCCGTGGACGCGGGTTGAACGTCAAATGTCCCGTCGGGCAAGGGGGCGAACACGACGTCACCGGGGGCTTCAATCGTGAAGGTGTCATCGTAGGGCGAGAAGAAGAGCGCGCCTCCCTCGCTTTCGAGGGTATCATTGGGCAACAGGAAGCCCACCCCCATTTCAGCCAACCACAAATCAGTCCCACGCAGACGCGTACCCCACATGTACGTAACGACGGAAAAGACCAGCGTAAAGAGGGGAATGGTGAGCCACGCCCATTCCAGACGCTGTTTCCAGCGCAAGAAGAGGTAGTTGATAGGGCCAACAAAGATGATGTAAAGCAACAAGACCACGCCCAAGACGCCCAAGGAGGGGACGGTCAGCGCCAGCAGATTGGAAGTGGAGCGCATTGCCCAAGCGTTGAGTTGGAACACGGGCTGGATGTAGGTCATCATTGACGAAGGGAGCAGGTAGGTCCAAAACGTTTCACGTCCCGCCCAAGCGTCAAAAGGCGCCTGGTTGGGGTCGAGCGCCAGCCAGTAGATGACGCCATAGCCCAAACGACGTTGCACCACCAGGGGGCGACCGTCCGCCAGCGCCAGTTGCACAAAGCCGGTGGTCGGTGTGGCGTTCGCAAACACAAAATCCCCCGCAAGGCGAAGCTGTTCGCCCGTCGTCTCGGCAAGTATGGACAGGTCGTCGGCGTTCACAGTCTCGGTGGCATTGAGCCGCACCGGTTGAAGCGTCTCCGGCAATCCGCTCAACACAGCCGCGGCGTCCGCCCCACCACCGAGCACGAGGACGCCCCCGCGGTTGACCCACGCCACCAAACTGCGCTGGGTCGCCGGCGAAAGCCGCGACGTATCCACGCCGCTGATGATCAGCACGTCAAGCATATGCAAGACGGCGGGGTGTTCCGGCAAGGACGCAAGGGGAACGTCGGCGATTTGCATTTCACGCGATGTGAGAAAATCCAGCCCTCTGCCCGCGCCGCGCACACGCCCGACAAACAGCACGTCGCTGGTGTGGAGCGTCACCGTGACGTCTTGGCGTACCAGCACCTCATCGGACGCCATATCGCGGACAATGACGCGCAAGGTGGCTTTATTCAACAACCCCGAGGACGTCGGCATAAAGAGCGTGACGGCTTTTTGCGCCCCCGTGGGGAGATTGACCTCACGTTCGACAAGCCCGGCACGCCCAACAAAGCGTGCCGAGACCACCACGTCGCGCGTGCCCCCTTGGTTGTGGAGCACGATACGCACCGGATGAAGGGCGCCGAGTTTCATGTGACCATCAAAGAAGGGTTGGATGTCCACTTCGATGGGGTCTTGGGCATTCACCGGTGTGGCAAAGAGCAACCAGACAACGCCCAGAAGAAGCCAAAGAAGACGGCGTCTGTTCATAACGCCCTCGTCATCAGTTGGTTGGCAAGGTGGCGCAAGTATAGTGAGAAGGTTCAAAGAAGACAAAGGCGGCAATCCCCGCCGGGGTCTGTGCAGTGCAGGGAGTGTTGCGCACGGAAGCGGAGCGGTTCAGACGGTATGGAAAAATCAGGCTTTGCTCTCCCCGCCCATTAACGTATAATCTGCCGCTTTGAAACAGATTCAGAACCTGGAAACGAGGTTGTGACGCATGACCAACCGACAGCGTACCCAATGGGGCATACTGGGGCTTACACTGCTGGCGTTTGCCCTTCGTATTCACCGGATTGATGTTCAAAGTTGGTGGTGGGATGAAGGGTATAGCACCTATCTGGCACGGCATGGTATCATCACCGCCATCAAAATGACTTCGGTGGATATCCATCCGCCGCTCTACTACGTCTTGCTTTCGATTTGGGGCACATTTACCGGCTATACTGAATTTTCCACGCGCCTCTTCTCCACCTTTTTGAACGTGTTGCTCATCCCGTTCATCTACCAGGTGGGCAAAAAAGGGTTCAATGAACGTGTGGGGTTTTGGGCGGCGTTGGTGAGCGTCTTTTCGCCGCTTTACGTTTACTACTCGCAAGAAGTGCGCATGTACACGCTCTTTGCGCTCGAATACCTGGCCGCCATCTGGCTGCTGATGCGTCTGGCGGAAAGCGAGCGCTGGTCGTGGCGCACGTTGGGGGCGCTCATTCTCGTCGAATCGGCGATGATGTACACCCACTATTTCTCATCGGTGGGAATTGTCTGTATCAATCTGGTATTGCTGGTGTTGCTGGCGCGCCAACACGGCGCGCTGCGCTGGCAAAATGCACGCGCCTGGTTTATCTCTCAGGTGCTGGCTGCCGTCTCGTATTTCCCATGGCTGCCTTTCGCCATCCGCCAATCGTTGCGCCACAGCGATGAACGCGCCACCCCACTGCCCTTCATGGACTTCATCACCCTGGTGTGGCATTTCTTCAACATTGGCGTGCGCGGCGCACTGGGCAACCCGGGCCAAGAACCACCGCGCCCCTTCGTCGTCGCCGCCTCAGGCTGGTTTGGCGTCTTCTTCGTGGCGGCGTTTGTGTTCGTAGTGGTGCGCTGGTGGCGCGAACGCCGCACCGGCGATTTGGGCATGCTCAGCCTCTGGACTGCCGCGTTTGCCATCCCGTTGCTCGCCGTGTTCGGGCTGATGCAGTGGAAGCCGCTCATTCACCCCCGCTATGTGATGATGCTCACACCCGCGCTCTTCCTGACGGTGGGCGCACTCCTCGCCGACCTCTCACAGCCAAAGCGGTGGCGCTGGCTCAGTTGGGGGCTCTTGCTGGCGCTGCTGCTCAGTATCAGCGCCACATTTGCGCGCGGCTTGTGGATTGTCTATTACGATGAAGCCTACTACCGCGCCGACACACGCAGCCTCGCCCGCTATCTTGACAGTGTGACCACCGCCGACGATGCCATTGTGTTCGACTCGGAAGATTACACGCTTGAGCAGTATTACACTGGTCCCGCGCCCATTCGCGGCATTAAAATGCGTGGGCGTGAAGCCGCGGGGCTGGCTGATTTGCAAGCCGTCAGCGCCGGCAAAAAGCGCGTCTTCCTCATTCACTGGGACCTCTCGGTGACGGACGACAAACGCTTCCTGCCCTTCTTGCTGGAAACCGCTGGGCGGCTCGCCGACCATCAAACGTTCCACGGCTACGATGTCTGGATGTACGAACTGGAACGCCCGGTGGAAATGCCGCCGCTCACACCGACGGCTGTCAACTTCAACAACACCTTCTATCTGCAAGGTCTGTTTAGCGAAACGCGCGCCTACGCGGGTGAAGGTGTGCCGGTCGCGCTTCAATGGCACATGCCCGCCCCCGTGGACGTGGATTACAAGGTGTCGGTCTTCCTGCTGGACGAAGCGGGGCAACTCATCAACAACATGGATATCATGATGATGAATGAACTGCACCGCTACACCACGCGGTGGGATGTGGGCGAAACCACCACGACCTACCACGTGGTGCCGGTCCCGCTGGGCACGCCGCCAGGCACCTACCGCATCGCCACCACCGTGTACGAAGAAGAAGCCCTGCGTGGGCTGGATGTTCTTGACGAAGCCGGCAACCCCGCGGGGCGCATAGCGGTGCTGGGTACGGTCGAAATCATGCCGCCGCGCTTGCTCGCCGACCCTTACGACACCATGGAAGGCATTCCCATCGAAAAACCGCGCACGCTGGGCGAAGGCGTCGCGCTGGATGGCGCGCTCCTGCCCAAGACCAGCGCCGCGCCGGGCGAACGCCTGCCAGTTGTGCTCCTGCTTCACGCCGACGAAGCCGGCTTGCCCGATAATCCCTTCACCGTGGAGATTGTGCGCGGCGATACCGTGCTGGGTGCTGCCACCGACCACGTGGGCTACGGGCGCTATCCCGTTTCGCAATGGCAACCGGGCTATCCCGTGCTGGAACGCCGCTTTGTCATCATCTCCCCCGACGCCGGCGAAGGTCCCGCGACGGTGCGTGTGCGCTGGGGCGAAGGGGAACCGCTTACCATCGGCGAAATCACCATCGAAGGGCGCGCGCGCCTGTTTGAACCACCCGCGTTCGAGCATGCTATTGGCGAGTCATTCCCCGGCGTCGCCGAACTAGTTGGCGCAACACTCGCCGAACCCTACAACGCCGCAACCGGTACCGCCACCGTGCGCCTGGTCTGGCAAGCCATCAACGACGCGCCCATCGCCACGCCCTACGTCGTCTCTGTGCAGGTATTGAACGCCGAGGGGCGACTCATCGGGCAAAGCGACCACGAACCGGGCAACGGCGCAACGCCCACCACCTCGTGGGTGGCGGGTGAATACATCGAAGACACGCACACCATCACCTTCCGCGAAACACCGCAAGCGGGGGCGCGCATCATCGTGGTCATGTACGATCCGGTCACCTTCCAGC belongs to Ardenticatena maritima and includes:
- a CDS encoding biotin--[acetyl-CoA-carboxylase] ligase, translated to MIRRTDIEARLATRRFGRPLYWYDRIDSTNRELLEWAVRGAEEGTLLVADEQTAGRGRRGRQWIAPPGTGLLMSLLVRPRQAVGLLPLMTGAVLAETIEAVSGARATVKWPNDVLIGERKVAGVLVETVIQRGQQAAVIGMGINVNMQAHDFERVGMPATSLRLETGQIWEREDLLAALLPRLETAYDALQAGAWSLDAWRARAPMLGKPITVFEEEDAWYGVALDVAEDGALLVQTEEGVRAIYAADVRVRFPSSET
- a CDS encoding DUF58 domain-containing protein, giving the protein MTLQREDAPLLESAFLRRLEQLTLVSRQVRRGMLQGERRSPKRGLSVEFADYRPYVPGDDLRQLDWNVYARLERFFIKLFVEEEDITVHLLLDASRSMAWGAPSKLRLAVQTAAAIGYIALNHLDRVTLTRFGATRDTLPPRRGRQAALALFDFLQQTRAEGATHMGEHLRAYAAAARHPGPLYLITDLLDPTWQDGMRALLARQFEINILHILAPDERTPDFFGDWRLRDAETGQTVEITLDNALLDAYHRHLNAWLDEVRQWCQARAITHVLVPSETALDALLFGLLQRYGLLR
- a CDS encoding AAA family ATPase codes for the protein MSMTPETFRATAAAIEQEVGRVIVGQQALIRGVLITLLAGGNALLEGVPGLGKTMLIRTLADVLDVQFSRIQFTPDLMPADITGTNIIAEDEQGRRFFRFEPGPIFANLVLADEINRATPKTQSALLEAMQERTVTVARQIHTLPQPFFVLATQNPLEMEGTYPLPEAQLDRFFFKIDVPFPSVEELVEIARRTTGAETPRAQTVADGATVLAMQALAREVPIADAVLTYVARLVRATHPTDANAPDTVRRYVRYGASPRGMQAIILAAKITALLDGRFNVAFDDVRAVATPALRHRIGLNFEALAEGVSTDTIVETLLDHVQPQAAL
- a CDS encoding ABC transporter permease, which codes for MKLARLPRPTTIEINPVLLKEIRGRMRGVRAFILLTANLALLAFFTGLFYLAQRSSMGTPFGPTPAEVGWNLFVAIAFMQFLIILFGVPSLAANTISSEYENQTYEMLLTTPLSARSIVLGKLFAMLAYVVITLLSALPLYSLVYVLGGFRWTDVFKANVGMLFLATLFSIITMCNSAWLRRTVRASGLSYFLIGGWTAFPYVFAIFDGILNEASPLRLWFLFSPLSFYASLLAASENSILHGSSGQTSTQTPTWQLSVFLFVAVVAVFFILTTRLVLPEARRAPRSRTFVMIALVVVAVTIAALLVHPPSVWKTIFERPAF
- a CDS encoding ABC transporter ATP-binding protein, with protein sequence MSTQPLAIETRHLTKRYGSLVAVDSLSLAIPRGVVCGFIGPNGAGKTTTLRMLAGLLKPTSGEIRIEGVDILAEPERIPWLIGYMPDFFGVYHDMKVWEYLDFFARAYRIPAARRPGLIADLLELVDLSHKRDAFVQSLSRGMRQRLCLAHTLVHDPHVLLLDEPASGLDPRARVEMRELLRELGRMNKTVFISSHILTELAELCDMVVIIEKGKLVTAGNVREISAMTQGYRLLQVELLAPDRDTPKALELLRQTPGVQDVFTTDDHLEIAFAGDAAQQAALLERLIHAGISVLTFGEATTDLEDLFLQLTKGEVQ
- a CDS encoding glycosyltransferase family 39 protein yields the protein MTNRQRTQWGILGLTLLAFALRIHRIDVQSWWWDEGYSTYLARHGIITAIKMTSVDIHPPLYYVLLSIWGTFTGYTEFSTRLFSTFLNVLLIPFIYQVGKKGFNERVGFWAALVSVFSPLYVYYSQEVRMYTLFALEYLAAIWLLMRLAESERWSWRTLGALILVESAMMYTHYFSSVGIVCINLVLLVLLARQHGALRWQNARAWFISQVLAAVSYFPWLPFAIRQSLRHSDERATPLPFMDFITLVWHFFNIGVRGALGNPGQEPPRPFVVAASGWFGVFFVAAFVFVVVRWWRERRTGDLGMLSLWTAAFAIPLLAVFGLMQWKPLIHPRYVMMLTPALFLTVGALLADLSQPKRWRWLSWGLLLALLLSISATFARGLWIVYYDEAYYRADTRSLARYLDSVTTADDAIVFDSEDYTLEQYYTGPAPIRGIKMRGREAAGLADLQAVSAGKKRVFLIHWDLSVTDDKRFLPFLLETAGRLADHQTFHGYDVWMYELERPVEMPPLTPTAVNFNNTFYLQGLFSETRAYAGEGVPVALQWHMPAPVDVDYKVSVFLLDEAGQLINNMDIMMMNELHRYTTRWDVGETTTTYHVVPVPLGTPPGTYRIATTVYEEEALRGLDVLDEAGNPAGRIAVLGTVEIMPPRLLADPYDTMEGIPIEKPRTLGEGVALDGALLPKTSAAPGERLPVVLLLHADEAGLPDNPFTVEIVRGDTVLGAATDHVGYGRYPVSQWQPGYPVLERRFVIISPDAGEGPATVRVRWGEGEPLTIGEITIEGRARLFEPPAFEHAIGESFPGVAELVGATLAEPYNAATGTATVRLVWQAINDAPIATPYVVSVQVLNAEGRLIGQSDHEPGNGATPTTSWVAGEYIEDTHTITFRETPQAGARIIVVMYDPVTFQRLTTTNGTDTIELPFSITP